A single genomic interval of Candidatus Hydrogenedentota bacterium harbors:
- a CDS encoding response regulator has protein sequence MPPHKKDRLLPTVLMVEDAAGSLANMADTLRRELAGCHVILVSSGAEALEIAEARPVDCAVIGVTPPLWEGTAICRRLKAGSSTEGFPVLLAACGELDGDARAAGFEAGAEGFLPHNFSPVELLAKLRVMLRIKRAEQELRDVNRRLAGVAEERSRKLQETDLRYRMLFDACDNAVLLFEVTGDGEGGRVLGINPAACQWLGYSPEEATRLTLRNLSAPDRMRNLQGRMESILQHRQLSFDTVLNARDGRPVPLHVTAGVVDTEAGRAVLAVGRRHLAGGQAPRYFLADQTGHVVYDCNVKTGEIRWGGAVAQVTGYSPEEITRLVWRRWQRRVHPDDRPRVMARLRGALDSVGKYQMEYRILHKSGEARYIEDAGVALPGEDGRAVRVLGTMRDITERVRAQEERRRLEHELRHSQRLESLGVLAGGIAHDFNNILAGIIGLTDLALRDIPPESRTHEDLREALQAAHRAKELVRQILAFSRQTGEERAPLYLHVIAREALKLLRASLSSDIEIIDSVDVHSGAVLANAAQMHQVVMNYCTNAAQAMAKKGGRLEMRVEDAEVDARMAANHPRLHVGPYVHLSVHDTGHGMSEAVLERVFDPFFTTKGPGEGTGMGLAVVHGIVSSHGGAVKAESRVGAGSVFHVWLPRVGGVVVEPDHAVRHDIPGGDERVLFVDDDEAVLRFADLALPRLGFTVTLCRGGDEAWALFSHAPGSFDLVITDQVMPGMTGIEFAARVTQKRPGLPVILFTGYSEPVRQAELDAAGIVDVMIKPVTVNDLAAEIRRVMDARVSGGAAG, from the coding sequence ATGCCGCCCCATAAAAAAGACCGACTGCTGCCCACCGTCCTCATGGTGGAGGACGCCGCCGGAAGCCTCGCAAACATGGCGGACACGCTCCGGCGCGAACTGGCCGGATGCCATGTGATTTTGGTTTCATCCGGGGCGGAGGCGCTGGAAATCGCGGAGGCCCGGCCGGTGGACTGCGCGGTCATCGGCGTCACACCGCCCCTGTGGGAGGGCACTGCGATATGCCGCCGTCTGAAGGCCGGCTCCTCGACGGAAGGGTTCCCCGTCCTCCTGGCCGCCTGCGGCGAGCTGGACGGCGACGCGCGCGCCGCCGGATTTGAGGCGGGGGCCGAGGGCTTTCTTCCGCATAATTTCTCGCCGGTGGAGCTGCTGGCGAAGCTCCGCGTGATGCTCCGCATCAAGCGGGCGGAGCAGGAGCTGCGGGACGTGAACCGGCGCCTGGCCGGCGTGGCCGAGGAACGTTCCCGGAAGCTCCAGGAGACGGACCTGCGCTACCGCATGCTCTTCGACGCCTGCGACAACGCCGTGCTCCTCTTCGAGGTGACCGGCGACGGCGAGGGGGGGCGCGTGCTGGGGATCAATCCGGCGGCGTGCCAGTGGCTGGGCTATTCCCCCGAAGAGGCGACCCGCCTCACCCTGCGCAATCTCTCCGCGCCGGACCGGATGCGGAACCTCCAGGGGCGCATGGAGAGCATCCTCCAGCACCGCCAGCTTTCCTTTGACACTGTCCTGAACGCGCGCGACGGGCGGCCGGTGCCGCTCCATGTGACCGCGGGCGTGGTGGACACGGAGGCGGGACGCGCGGTCCTCGCCGTCGGGCGGCGCCACCTTGCGGGCGGGCAGGCGCCCCGCTACTTCCTGGCGGACCAGACGGGTCATGTGGTCTACGACTGCAACGTGAAGACCGGGGAAATCCGCTGGGGCGGCGCGGTGGCCCAGGTGACCGGCTACTCCCCGGAGGAGATCACCCGGCTGGTGTGGCGGCGCTGGCAGCGCCGGGTGCATCCCGACGACCGGCCCCGCGTGATGGCGCGCCTGCGCGGGGCGCTGGACTCCGTGGGCAAGTACCAGATGGAGTACCGCATACTGCACAAGTCGGGCGAGGCGCGCTACATCGAGGACGCCGGGGTGGCCCTGCCGGGCGAGGACGGCCGCGCCGTCCGGGTGCTGGGCACCATGCGGGACATCACGGAACGGGTCCGCGCCCAGGAGGAGCGCCGCCGTCTCGAGCACGAGCTGCGCCATTCCCAGCGGCTTGAGAGCCTGGGCGTCCTCGCGGGCGGTATCGCCCACGACTTCAACAACATCCTCGCGGGCATCATCGGCCTGACGGACCTCGCCCTGCGCGACATCCCCCCCGAGTCCCGCACCCACGAGGACCTCCGCGAGGCCCTCCAGGCCGCGCACCGCGCCAAGGAGCTGGTCCGGCAGATTCTCGCCTTCAGCCGGCAGACCGGCGAGGAGCGCGCCCCCCTTTACCTCCATGTCATCGCCCGCGAGGCGCTGAAACTTCTTCGGGCCTCCCTGTCCTCCGACATCGAGATTATTGACAGTGTGGACGTGCACTCCGGCGCGGTCCTGGCAAACGCCGCCCAGATGCACCAGGTGGTCATGAACTACTGCACCAACGCGGCCCAGGCCATGGCCAAAAAGGGCGGACGGCTCGAAATGCGCGTGGAGGACGCCGAGGTGGACGCGCGCATGGCCGCCAACCATCCCCGCCTGCATGTCGGCCCCTATGTCCACCTCTCCGTCCACGACACCGGGCACGGCATGTCCGAGGCGGTCCTCGAGCGCGTCTTCGACCCCTTCTTCACCACCAAGGGCCCCGGCGAGGGCACCGGCATGGGCCTCGCCGTGGTCCACGGTATCGTCTCCAGCCACGGCGGCGCCGTCAAGGCCGAGAGCCGCGTCGGCGCCGGGTCCGTGTTCCATGTCTGGCTGCCCCGTGTCGGGGGGGTCGTCGTCGAGCCCGACCACGCCGTCCGGCATGACATTCCCGGCGGCGACGAGCGCGTCCTTTTCGTGGACGACGACGAGGCCGTTCTCCGCTTCGCGGACCTCGCCCTGCCCCGCCTGGGATTCACCGTCACCCTGTGCCGGGGCGGCGACGAGGCCTGGGCCCTCTTCTCCCACGCCCCCGGCAGTTTCGACCTGGTCATCACGGACCAGGTCATGCCCGGAATGACGGGCATTGAATTCGCCGCGCGGGTCACCCAAAAGCGTCCCGGCCTTCCCGTCATCCTCTTCACCGGCTACAGCGAGCCCGTCCGCCAGGCGGAACTCGACGCCGCGGGCATTGTGGATGTCATGATTAAGCCCGTCACGGTGAATGATCTCGCCGCGGAAATTCGGCGGGTCATGGACGCCCGCGTGTCCGGCGGGGCGGCCGGATAG
- a CDS encoding beta-galactosidase, which produces MGRKFPVFGLCALLLSAMTAHAGMPISTPATRIRDKGPGVPAAAAVPWAVPLAGGPLKALAVAPRGTLRDVAELSKRLDMRVETVALWDAAHAGHDPADPDSHLPGTSAEETLARLRELLRGSWDVLLLGNLDTASLPEDLVADLFDRVAAGAGLVLAHLRDAPDSPASVLLSALEPVDPPPPVRRGVADTGLHGWEEGEDPVRVLAHGAGRVVVLEYPGDPPQTHFLLQAPEDPLDMDPVLVDNLWSLVVRAVLAAARRESPVRITGIGDAAPAGPAEEEIPPDFTPEFTQSMRDSMAVQPLRPFTLALEGAGKGRHQAEVRLRRPGSDAQVVYLDDTPLPQDAASWPFDMVIGPGLHYLDVRLLRDGKAADWHTRRFELGGWPEFTNVQYGKTWVQPNDSLEISLRVRPVFNQTRSCTMYARAVDPHGRVVAEAARKVSNEGGQTALALHFTDLAAPLLRIEVYGIEGETNSVSGWELQRAPRAYRYVSVRPAPPETAPSLVVAGPAPVEPNQELAYRALARLGVDTLHAPGGEAALVRIGLTGLQFLPEITQIAAGAAEDGVARRPCLSDPDYLSRLRREAEEGALLHWAGASGRCSLGGANCVCATEENVCQAGPSLEAFREWLRREYGGLAALNQSWRTDFADWDEALPLNCDEARSSGRAAPWVDFRRFMEETFAGVHGLVRGQVRRADRGMAAGFRVLDDRNPSHGAWWPLLAGAGDFLAADYDPVTVEKLRSYQRAEAWTGVYFPDARALGGETRAAWIPWRALLRRIPAVWLGAPFGTAETPQPHALLGADDTPHPAFAALAREMTALKAGPGALLLHADPEKPAVLVYDSHASRHFNDVDREPGTSRDAQRGWVDCLEWLRVPWAFADRQRLGMLDDPACRVLVLPRCTALDDMEIAAMARFAGRGGLLLADVLPAVADGHGALREDFPLAPLFEEPPVPSGAPEGDTPPAPKALLLDRLLPPRDAGGDRSRIPADYVRVREFLTRAGFPEPVILPEDFDGEARLLTYGNTRLLALLASPEAAQEQRVRLPFGKDDTVYDVRAGVPVTRPHRATVRLAPGETRLYARTESAVGEIALAAPASAAAGTRLEMRAAVTPRKGAPGRHLLRFEVMTGGTAAQPWQRRLVDCPAGAGECQIPLARSEALGRCLVRVTDVLSGVFAEAALEIAPPATL; this is translated from the coding sequence ATGGGTAGGAAGTTCCCGGTTTTCGGGCTGTGCGCCCTCCTGCTGTCCGCCATGACGGCGCATGCGGGCATGCCCATCTCGACGCCCGCGACCAGAATCCGGGACAAGGGGCCCGGCGTGCCCGCCGCGGCGGCGGTGCCCTGGGCCGTGCCCCTGGCCGGAGGCCCCCTGAAGGCGCTGGCCGTCGCCCCGCGCGGCACCCTGCGCGATGTGGCCGAGCTTTCCAAACGCCTTGACATGCGCGTCGAGACGGTGGCCCTGTGGGACGCCGCGCATGCGGGTCACGACCCCGCCGACCCGGACAGCCACCTTCCCGGCACTTCGGCGGAGGAGACCCTGGCGCGGCTCCGGGAACTGCTGCGCGGCTCCTGGGATGTCCTCCTTCTGGGAAACCTGGACACGGCGTCCCTGCCGGAGGACCTGGTCGCGGACCTCTTTGACCGGGTCGCCGCGGGCGCGGGGCTGGTGCTGGCGCACCTGCGCGACGCGCCGGACAGTCCGGCCAGCGTGCTGCTTTCCGCGCTTGAGCCGGTGGACCCGCCCCCCCCGGTGCGCCGGGGCGTGGCCGACACGGGCCTGCACGGCTGGGAGGAGGGGGAGGACCCGGTCCGGGTGCTGGCCCACGGCGCGGGGCGCGTGGTGGTGCTGGAGTATCCCGGCGACCCGCCGCAGACCCATTTCCTGCTCCAGGCGCCGGAGGACCCATTGGACATGGACCCCGTGCTGGTGGACAACCTGTGGTCCCTGGTGGTGCGGGCCGTGCTCGCGGCAGCGCGGCGGGAAAGCCCGGTGCGGATAACGGGCATCGGGGACGCCGCCCCGGCGGGTCCGGCGGAGGAGGAGATACCCCCGGATTTCACCCCCGAGTTCACGCAGTCCATGCGGGACTCCATGGCGGTGCAGCCGCTGCGCCCCTTCACCCTGGCCCTGGAGGGCGCGGGAAAGGGCCGCCACCAGGCCGAGGTGCGTCTGCGCAGGCCCGGCAGCGACGCGCAGGTGGTGTACCTCGACGACACCCCGCTGCCGCAGGACGCAGCGTCCTGGCCCTTCGACATGGTCATCGGTCCGGGCCTGCACTACCTGGACGTGCGCCTGCTGCGCGACGGGAAGGCGGCGGACTGGCACACGCGCCGCTTTGAACTGGGCGGCTGGCCCGAGTTCACGAACGTGCAGTACGGCAAGACCTGGGTGCAGCCCAACGACTCGCTGGAGATATCCCTGCGGGTCCGGCCCGTGTTCAACCAGACGCGGAGCTGCACCATGTACGCCCGCGCCGTGGACCCCCACGGGCGGGTGGTGGCCGAGGCGGCCCGGAAAGTCTCCAACGAGGGGGGGCAAACAGCCCTCGCCCTCCATTTCACCGACCTCGCCGCGCCCCTCCTCCGCATTGAGGTCTACGGCATCGAGGGCGAGACCAACAGCGTGTCCGGCTGGGAACTGCAACGCGCGCCGCGCGCCTACCGCTATGTGAGCGTGCGGCCCGCGCCGCCCGAAACCGCCCCGTCGCTGGTGGTGGCGGGGCCCGCACCCGTCGAGCCGAACCAGGAGCTGGCCTACCGCGCCCTGGCGCGCCTGGGCGTGGACACCCTGCATGCGCCGGGCGGGGAGGCGGCGCTGGTGCGCATCGGCCTGACGGGGCTCCAGTTTCTCCCGGAAATCACCCAAATCGCCGCGGGCGCGGCGGAGGACGGCGTGGCGCGCCGTCCCTGCCTGAGCGATCCGGACTACCTGTCGCGGCTGCGCCGCGAGGCCGAGGAGGGCGCGCTGCTCCACTGGGCGGGCGCCTCGGGCCGCTGCTCGCTGGGCGGTGCGAACTGCGTGTGCGCCACCGAGGAGAACGTCTGCCAGGCGGGGCCGAGCCTGGAGGCGTTCCGGGAGTGGCTGCGCCGGGAGTATGGCGGGCTGGCCGCGCTGAACCAGTCCTGGCGGACAGACTTCGCGGACTGGGACGAGGCGCTGCCCCTGAACTGCGACGAGGCCCGGAGTTCCGGGCGCGCCGCGCCGTGGGTGGACTTCCGCCGCTTTATGGAGGAGACCTTCGCCGGGGTCCACGGACTGGTCCGCGGGCAGGTGCGCCGCGCGGACCGGGGCATGGCGGCGGGATTCCGCGTGCTGGACGACCGCAACCCCTCGCACGGGGCCTGGTGGCCGCTGCTGGCGGGGGCGGGCGATTTTCTGGCTGCGGACTATGACCCGGTGACGGTGGAGAAGCTGCGCTCCTACCAGCGGGCGGAGGCGTGGACCGGGGTCTATTTCCCGGACGCGCGCGCCCTCGGCGGGGAAACCCGCGCTGCCTGGATTCCCTGGCGGGCGCTGCTCCGGCGGATACCCGCCGTGTGGCTCGGGGCGCCCTTCGGCACGGCGGAGACCCCGCAGCCCCACGCCCTGCTGGGCGCCGACGACACCCCGCACCCGGCCTTTGCGGCGCTGGCGCGGGAGATGACCGCCCTGAAGGCGGGGCCGGGCGCGCTGCTGCTCCACGCCGACCCGGAAAAACCGGCGGTGCTGGTCTACGACAGCCACGCCTCGCGGCATTTCAACGATGTGGACCGCGAACCGGGCACCTCGCGCGACGCGCAGCGGGGCTGGGTGGACTGTCTGGAGTGGCTCCGCGTCCCCTGGGCCTTCGCGGACCGGCAGCGCCTCGGCATGCTGGACGACCCCGCCTGCCGCGTCCTGGTCCTTCCCCGGTGCACCGCGCTGGACGACATGGAGATTGCCGCAATGGCCCGCTTCGCGGGGCGGGGCGGCCTGCTCCTCGCCGATGTGCTTCCGGCGGTGGCCGACGGACACGGCGCCCTGCGCGAGGACTTCCCCCTTGCCCCCCTGTTCGAGGAACCGCCAGTCCCCTCCGGCGCGCCGGAGGGGGACACCCCGCCCGCGCCGAAGGCGCTGCTGCTGGACCGCCTGCTCCCCCCGCGTGACGCTGGGGGCGACAGGTCGCGGATACCGGCGGACTATGTGCGGGTGCGCGAATTCCTCACGCGGGCCGGGTTCCCGGAGCCGGTCATTCTTCCGGAGGACTTCGACGGCGAGGCGCGGCTGCTCACCTACGGCAACACCCGGCTGCTGGCCCTGCTGGCCAGTCCGGAAGCCGCGCAGGAGCAGCGGGTGCGGCTGCCCTTCGGCAAAGATGACACGGTCTATGACGTGCGCGCGGGGGTTCCGGTCACCCGGCCGCACCGGGCCACCGTCCGGCTGGCCCCCGGCGAGACGCGGCTCTACGCGCGGACGGAGTCCGCGGTGGGTGAAATCGCCCTTGCCGCGCCCGCTTCGGCGGCCGCGGGCACCCGGCTTGAGATGCGGGCCGCGGTCACGCCGCGCAAAGGGGCGCCCGGCAGGCACCTGCTGCGCTTCGAGGTCATGACGGGCGGCACCGCCGCCCAGCCCTGGCAGCGGCGGCTGGTGGACTGTCCGGCCGGCGCGGGCGAATGCCAGATTCCCCTGGCGCGGAGCGAGGCCCTGGGCAGATGCCTGGTCCGCGTGACGGACGTGCTGTCCGGCGTCTTCGCGGAGGCCGCCCTGGAGATAGCGCCGCCCGCAACTTTGTGA
- a CDS encoding dihydrodipicolinate synthase family protein yields the protein MARLKLEGVISAMVTPFTKDGEYVDFDKVGPYAERMVKMGAKGLFPCGTTGEGMLLSPEERKEVAAEVVQAAGKKAKVVVHTGCLDTATTVELTRHAQQIGADAAAIVAPGYYYYDDASLIKFYTTIAKAVDGFPILVYNIPSCARNALSVDLVIQLAETVENIVGIKDSGGNMGLLTQMLARAPRDFNVVNGVDEYGYQAILAGCPAAVSGLSNVVCDIYAAVFANIAKGDLKKAWREQVRLERAARIFEYGRKAAVFKEGSRLRGFDSGYVRPPMRELTAAEKKKLAADMKELGVL from the coding sequence ATGGCACGGTTGAAACTTGAGGGTGTGATCTCCGCGATGGTCACCCCGTTCACCAAAGACGGCGAGTATGTGGACTTCGACAAGGTCGGCCCCTACGCCGAGCGGATGGTGAAGATGGGCGCCAAGGGGCTCTTCCCCTGCGGCACCACGGGCGAGGGCATGCTGCTCTCCCCCGAGGAGCGCAAGGAGGTCGCCGCCGAGGTGGTGCAGGCCGCCGGGAAAAAGGCCAAGGTCGTCGTGCACACCGGCTGCCTCGACACGGCCACCACCGTCGAGCTGACCCGCCACGCCCAGCAAATCGGCGCGGACGCCGCCGCCATTGTCGCCCCCGGCTACTACTATTACGACGACGCCTCGCTCATCAAGTTCTACACCACCATCGCCAAGGCCGTGGACGGCTTCCCGATTCTGGTCTACAACATCCCCTCCTGCGCGCGCAACGCCCTGAGCGTGGACCTGGTCATCCAACTGGCCGAGACGGTCGAGAACATCGTCGGCATCAAGGACAGCGGCGGCAACATGGGCCTGCTGACCCAGATGCTTGCCCGCGCGCCCAGGGACTTCAACGTGGTCAACGGCGTGGACGAGTACGGATACCAGGCCATCCTCGCGGGCTGCCCCGCCGCCGTCTCCGGCCTGTCCAACGTGGTCTGCGACATCTACGCCGCCGTCTTCGCAAACATCGCCAAGGGCGACCTGAAGAAGGCGTGGAGGGAGCAGGTCCGCCTCGAGCGCGCAGCCCGCATCTTCGAGTACGGGCGCAAGGCCGCCGTCTTCAAAGAGGGCTCCCGCCTGCGCGGCTTCGACTCCGGCTACGTCCGCCCGCCCATGCGCGAGCTCACCGCCGCCGAGAAGAAGAAACTGGCCGCCGACATGAAGGAACTCGGCGTCCTCTGA
- a CDS encoding nucleotide pyrophosphohydrolase → MTRPLPHLQETPQTETEWFAALAGLARFLRTPDGCPWDQKQTALDFARYVREEVDEYIEALEQGDKTHAAEEFGDSLFVLLASAAAAEAEDRFPLQQALEMAHEKMVRRHAHVFDKDKAATPEEAIEAWNKIKAQEKAARGEA, encoded by the coding sequence ATGACCCGTCCCCTGCCGCACCTCCAGGAAACACCACAGACTGAAACAGAATGGTTCGCCGCCCTGGCGGGGCTGGCGCGCTTCCTGCGCACTCCCGACGGCTGCCCCTGGGACCAGAAACAGACGGCGCTGGACTTCGCCCGCTACGTCCGCGAGGAGGTGGACGAGTACATTGAGGCGCTGGAACAGGGCGACAAGACCCACGCCGCGGAGGAATTCGGCGACAGCCTCTTTGTCCTGCTGGCCAGCGCGGCCGCCGCCGAGGCCGAGGACCGCTTTCCCCTGCAACAGGCCCTGGAAATGGCCCACGAGAAAATGGTCCGGCGCCACGCCCACGTCTTCGACAAGGACAAGGCCGCCACGCCGGAGGAGGCCATCGAGGCCTGGAACAAAATCAAGGCGCAGGAAAAGGCCGCGCGCGGGGAGGCGTAG
- a CDS encoding acetylxylan esterase produces the protein MRKFTGWAVLGLAAAAFLPFLWAAEPPFGDIAPLLETPELFPAPGFEAEGVRALFYAGMPHQGKPTRVFAWYGAPDTPPGTKLPAMVLVHGGGGTAFAEWVRLWTGRGYAALAMDTCGCVPRGEYGKWERHPDGGPAGWGGFDQADQPPGDQWPYHAVSAVVLGHSLLHSFPEVDPERIGLTGISWGGYLTCITAGVDRRFVFAAPVYGCGFLGENSAWLDIFTGMGPEKTARWLELWDPPVYLKNAAMPMLWVNGTNDFAYPMDSWRKSHRLPSGEKTLCLRVRMPHGHGGAGENPEEIHVFADHLLKSGPPLPRVSAQGRDGHAVWAEWAPETPVLRAELNYTRDSGKWQDRNWETLPAELDQASRRATGTIPDGTTVCYLNLFDARDRAVSAEHVEASPAETP, from the coding sequence ATGCGGAAATTTACCGGTTGGGCGGTTCTCGGGCTGGCCGCGGCGGCGTTTCTCCCCTTCCTGTGGGCGGCGGAGCCCCCTTTCGGGGACATTGCGCCGCTGCTGGAAACCCCGGAACTGTTTCCCGCGCCGGGTTTCGAGGCGGAGGGGGTCCGCGCCCTGTTCTATGCGGGAATGCCGCACCAGGGAAAGCCCACCCGTGTTTTTGCCTGGTACGGCGCCCCGGACACGCCGCCGGGGACCAAACTCCCCGCCATGGTGCTGGTCCACGGCGGCGGCGGCACGGCCTTCGCCGAATGGGTGCGGCTCTGGACCGGGCGGGGCTACGCCGCGCTGGCCATGGACACCTGCGGCTGTGTGCCGAGGGGCGAGTACGGGAAATGGGAGCGCCATCCGGACGGCGGCCCGGCGGGCTGGGGCGGCTTTGACCAGGCGGACCAGCCCCCGGGGGACCAGTGGCCGTATCACGCCGTGTCCGCCGTGGTGCTGGGGCACTCCCTGCTGCACTCCTTCCCCGAGGTGGACCCGGAAAGGATTGGCCTCACAGGCATCTCGTGGGGCGGCTATCTGACCTGCATCACCGCCGGGGTGGACCGGCGTTTCGTCTTTGCCGCACCGGTGTACGGGTGCGGGTTTCTCGGCGAAAACTCCGCCTGGCTGGACATCTTCACCGGCATGGGGCCGGAAAAGACCGCCCGCTGGCTGGAACTGTGGGACCCCCCGGTTTATCTGAAAAACGCGGCCATGCCCATGCTGTGGGTTAACGGCACCAACGACTTCGCGTATCCCATGGACTCGTGGCGGAAGTCCCACCGCCTGCCGTCGGGGGAGAAAACCCTCTGCCTCCGCGTCCGCATGCCCCACGGCCACGGCGGCGCGGGGGAGAATCCGGAGGAGATTCACGTCTTTGCCGACCACCTGCTCAAAAGCGGGCCACCCCTGCCGCGCGTCTCGGCGCAGGGCCGGGACGGACACGCCGTTTGGGCGGAATGGGCGCCGGAGACTCCCGTTCTCCGCGCCGAACTGAACTACACCCGCGACTCGGGCAAATGGCAGGACCGCAACTGGGAGACCCTCCCCGCGGAACTGGACCAGGCCTCCCGCCGCGCCACCGGGACAATTCCCGACGGCACCACCGTCTGTTATCTCAACCTGTTTGACGCGCGCGACCGCGCCGTCAGCGCGGAGCATGTGGAGGCTTCCCCGGCGGAGACTCCATGA